In Sulfitobacter sp. OXR-159, one DNA window encodes the following:
- a CDS encoding lytic transglycosylase domain-containing protein, whose translation MYRILAFSLVTALMAPAVVAEGPKPFPEFSAKRVGPPKTGAKRITVQIDPAARAAAAAKVDTGPAVAATPSGAIAPLNAGQFEWFWDKVSPAADRGGAGRLAPAMAALSTGKVPAPRLQHLQDIARSNGVDILRATVGTNVSPALVLAVISVESAGRTDAVSRAGAAGLMQLMPDTAARFGVGDSMVAAENISGGVKYLNWLMGEFDRDPILVLAGYNAGEGSVRKHAGVPPFAETRDYVPKVLAAFQVAQGLCLTPPELISDGCVFAAMN comes from the coding sequence ATGTATCGTATATTGGCATTCTCGCTGGTCACGGCCCTTATGGCCCCCGCCGTTGTGGCAGAGGGCCCGAAACCCTTTCCTGAGTTTTCCGCCAAACGGGTCGGCCCGCCCAAGACGGGGGCCAAACGCATCACAGTGCAAATCGACCCAGCCGCACGCGCAGCTGCCGCGGCAAAGGTCGACACGGGCCCCGCCGTGGCCGCCACGCCAAGCGGCGCGATTGCGCCTTTGAATGCGGGGCAGTTCGAATGGTTCTGGGATAAGGTCTCTCCCGCAGCAGACCGCGGCGGGGCGGGGCGGTTGGCGCCTGCGATGGCGGCGCTTTCAACGGGCAAGGTGCCCGCGCCGCGCCTGCAGCACCTGCAAGATATCGCGCGCAGCAATGGGGTGGACATCCTGCGCGCCACGGTCGGCACGAATGTCTCTCCGGCACTGGTGTTGGCGGTGATCAGCGTGGAATCGGCGGGCCGTACCGATGCGGTAAGCCGGGCCGGGGCGGCTGGACTGATGCAATTGATGCCCGATACCGCTGCCCGCTTTGGCGTGGGCGACAGTATGGTCGCGGCCGAGAATATCTCAGGCGGGGTCAAATACCTTAATTGGCTGATGGGGGAGTTCGACCGCGATCCGATTCTCGTACTGGCGGGCTATAATGCGGGGGAGGGGTCGGTGCGCAAACATGCGGGCGTGCCGCCTTTTGCTGAGACGCGCGACTACGTGCCCAAGGTGCTGGCCGCTTTTCAAGTCGCGCAGGGGCTTTGCCTGACACCGCCGGAACTGATCAGCGATGGCTGCGTCTTTGCCGCGATGAACTGA
- a CDS encoding CoA transferase subunit B encodes MPWDRDQMAARAAEELEDGMYVNLGIGIPTLVANYVGDKDITLQSENGMLGMGPFPFEGEEDPDLINAGKQTITELSRTAYFDSAMSFGMIRGGKIAAAILGAMEVAENGDLANWMIPGKLVKGMGGAMDLVAGVKRVIVVMDHQNKAGESKVLKECTLPLTGKGVVDRIITNLGVLDVVEGGLKIVECADGVTEDELRAATQATVV; translated from the coding sequence ATGCCTTGGGATAGAGATCAGATGGCGGCGCGGGCCGCAGAGGAACTCGAAGACGGCATGTATGTGAACCTCGGCATCGGGATTCCGACGCTGGTGGCGAACTACGTTGGCGACAAGGACATCACCCTGCAGTCGGAAAATGGCATGCTGGGCATGGGCCCTTTCCCTTTTGAGGGCGAAGAAGACCCCGACCTTATCAACGCTGGGAAACAGACCATCACCGAGCTCAGCCGCACCGCCTATTTCGACAGCGCCATGTCCTTTGGCATGATCCGCGGCGGCAAGATCGCGGCGGCGATCCTCGGTGCCATGGAAGTGGCCGAGAACGGCGATCTGGCGAACTGGATGATCCCCGGCAAACTAGTCAAAGGCATGGGCGGCGCGATGGACCTTGTCGCCGGCGTCAAACGGGTCATCGTGGTGATGGACCACCAGAACAAAGCGGGCGAGTCAAAGGTGCTAAAGGAATGCACCCTGCCGCTGACCGGCAAGGGCGTGGTTGACCGGATCATCACGAACCTTGGCGTGCTCGACGTGGTCGAAGGCGGTCTGAAGATCGTTGAATGCGCCGATGGCGTGACCGAGGACGAGCTGCGCGCCGCGACCCAAGCGACCGTCGTTTAA
- a CDS encoding CoA transferase subunit A: MNKIYGSAAEALEGVLSDGMLIAAGGFGLCGIPELLLQAIKENGAKDLTFASNNAGVDDFGIGILLQSRQVKKMISSYVGENAEFMRQYLSGELELEFNPQGTLAERMRAGGAGIPGFYTKTGVGTQIAEGKEVKQFRGEDYILEEGIFADLSIVKAWKADDTGNLVFRKTARNFNPPAAMCGKVCIVEVEEIVPRGSLDPDKIHLPGIYVHRIIQGDHEKRIEKVTTRKREEA, encoded by the coding sequence GTGAACAAAATCTATGGATCCGCCGCCGAAGCGCTGGAAGGCGTTCTGTCGGATGGCATGCTGATCGCCGCGGGGGGCTTTGGCCTTTGTGGCATTCCGGAATTGCTGCTGCAGGCGATAAAGGAAAACGGGGCCAAAGACCTCACCTTTGCGTCGAACAACGCGGGCGTCGATGATTTCGGCATCGGCATTCTGCTGCAATCGCGGCAGGTGAAAAAGATGATCTCCTCCTACGTGGGCGAGAACGCCGAGTTCATGCGCCAGTACCTCTCCGGTGAGTTGGAGTTGGAGTTCAATCCCCAAGGCACTTTGGCCGAACGCATGCGCGCGGGCGGTGCGGGCATCCCGGGTTTCTATACCAAGACCGGCGTCGGCACCCAGATCGCCGAGGGCAAAGAGGTCAAACAATTCCGGGGTGAGGATTACATCCTCGAAGAGGGCATCTTTGCCGATCTGTCGATCGTGAAAGCGTGGAAAGCCGACGACACCGGCAACCTTGTCTTCCGCAAGACCGCGCGCAACTTCAACCCGCCTGCCGCGATGTGCGGTAAGGTCTGCATCGTCGAGGTCGAAGAGATCGTCCCGCGTGGCAGCCTCGACCCCGATAAAATCCACCTGCCGGGCATCTACGTGCATCGCATCATCCAAGGCGATCACGAAAAGCGCATCGAAAAGGTCACGACACGCAAGCGGGAGGAAGCATAA
- a CDS encoding L,D-transpeptidase, with protein sequence MSGIKFTRRGVIAASGAALMTPQILRAQEFGQAAREFSNEAPVSRNASSFATQRWQDHFDSLGKGAIVADTISRALHYWSADDQTYKVYPTSVPATEELTKRGYTEIVRKKEGPDWTPTASMMERFPHYKYMPPGPDNPLGTHAMYLSWPAYIIHGTHDTRKIGRRSSDGCIGLYNEKIEELFGMCPVGTQVRII encoded by the coding sequence ATGTCAGGCATTAAATTCACCCGACGTGGCGTGATCGCCGCGAGCGGTGCGGCGCTGATGACCCCGCAGATCCTGCGCGCGCAGGAGTTTGGCCAAGCGGCCCGCGAGTTTTCCAACGAAGCCCCTGTTTCGCGCAATGCGTCGAGCTTTGCCACGCAGCGTTGGCAGGACCACTTTGACAGTCTTGGCAAAGGCGCGATCGTGGCCGACACCATCAGCCGCGCCCTGCATTATTGGAGCGCCGACGACCAGACCTACAAGGTCTACCCGACCTCCGTGCCCGCCACCGAAGAGCTGACCAAACGCGGCTACACCGAGATCGTGCGCAAGAAAGAGGGCCCCGATTGGACCCCCACCGCGTCGATGATGGAACGCTTCCCGCACTATAAATACATGCCGCCCGGCCCCGATAACCCGCTTGGCACCCATGCGATGTATCTCAGCTGGCCTGCCTATATCATCCACGGCACCCATGACACGCGCAAGATCGGACGCCGCTCCTCGGACGGCTGCATCGGTCTCTATAACGAGAAGATCGAAGAGCTTTTCGGCATGTGCCCCGTCGGCACGCAAGTGCGTATCATCTGA
- the topA gene encoding type I DNA topoisomerase translates to MPVVVVESPAKAKTINKYLGDDYTVLASYGHVRDLPPKDGSVDTDADFDMKWEVASDSKKHVKAIADALAKDNALILATDPDREGEAISWHLQEALTKRKSIKKDTPVSRVVFNQITKKAVTEAMQNPRQVDMPLVEAYLARRALDYLVGFNLSPVLWRKLPGAKSAGRVQSVTLRLIVEREMEIEAFRAREYWSVKALLSTPRGQEFETRLVSLAGKKLDRFDLADATQAEMAVQAITSRALKVMNVEAKPASRNPSAPFMTSTLQQEASRKFSMGARQTMSTAQRLYEAGHITYMRTDGIDMAPEAVSMARDAIADRFGADYVPKEPRIYKNKAKNAQEAHECIRPTDMTKDAKTLKLDADQAKLYDLIWKRTLACQMESARLERTTVEVGSDDGQVGLRANGQVVLFDGFLRVYEEGRDDVVDEDDKRLPQISQGDAMDKRAVTPEQHFTQPPPRYTEATLVKRMEELGIGRPSTYASIVTTIQDREYVRKDGNRLIPEDKGRLVTAFLENYFRRYIGYDFTADLEDQLDKVSAGDAAYKEVLRRFWRDFSAAIAETSELRITEVLEKINEVLEPHLFPPTEDGGDPRLCPNCEIGRLSMRTARSGGAFIGCSNYPECRYTRPFGPPDPEAEASAIPPDGKLLGEDQGDEIRVFKGRFGPYVQRGPVTEENKKPPRQSIPKDWVPEDLTLEQGVMLLSLPREIGPHPEDGVMVWANIGRYGPYIKHAESTSDRGGTNANLEGIDEVWTVGMNRAVQLLAEKVASRGGRGKAAKPIREMGDHPDMGGAVNVMEGKYGPYVKWEKVNATIPKEIEPADLTMERAVELIEEKLAKSPAKRKAATKKAPAKKAAAKKPAAKKAAAKKAPAKKAPAKKPAAKKPAAKKADSA, encoded by the coding sequence ATGCCCGTCGTCGTTGTCGAATCCCCAGCCAAGGCCAAAACGATCAACAAATATCTGGGCGACGATTACACCGTTCTCGCCTCTTACGGCCACGTCCGGGACTTGCCGCCAAAGGACGGATCGGTCGACACCGACGCCGATTTCGACATGAAATGGGAAGTCGCCTCCGACAGCAAGAAACACGTCAAAGCCATCGCCGACGCGCTGGCCAAAGACAACGCACTGATCCTCGCGACTGACCCCGACCGCGAAGGCGAGGCGATCAGCTGGCACCTGCAAGAGGCGCTGACCAAGCGCAAGTCGATCAAGAAAGACACGCCCGTTAGCCGCGTCGTCTTTAACCAGATCACCAAAAAGGCCGTGACCGAGGCGATGCAGAACCCGCGTCAGGTCGACATGCCGCTGGTCGAGGCCTATCTCGCCCGCCGCGCGCTGGACTATCTGGTGGGGTTCAACCTCTCTCCCGTGCTTTGGCGCAAACTGCCCGGCGCGAAATCCGCCGGACGTGTGCAATCGGTCACCCTGCGCCTGATCGTTGAGCGTGAGATGGAGATCGAGGCTTTCCGCGCCCGTGAATACTGGTCGGTAAAAGCTCTGCTCTCTACGCCGCGCGGCCAAGAGTTTGAGACACGCCTTGTTTCGCTTGCAGGCAAAAAGCTGGATCGCTTCGATCTGGCCGACGCCACGCAGGCCGAGATGGCCGTGCAGGCGATCACCAGCCGCGCGCTGAAAGTGATGAACGTCGAGGCGAAACCGGCCAGCCGCAACCCCTCGGCCCCTTTCATGACCTCGACCCTGCAGCAGGAAGCCAGCCGCAAATTCTCCATGGGCGCGCGCCAGACCATGTCGACCGCGCAGCGCCTTTATGAGGCCGGGCACATCACCTACATGCGGACCGACGGCATCGACATGGCGCCCGAAGCGGTGAGCATGGCGCGTGATGCGATCGCTGACCGTTTCGGCGCGGATTACGTGCCGAAAGAGCCGCGCATCTATAAAAACAAAGCGAAAAACGCTCAGGAAGCGCACGAATGTATCCGCCCCACGGATATGACCAAAGACGCGAAGACACTGAAGCTCGATGCCGATCAGGCGAAGCTTTATGACCTGATTTGGAAACGCACGCTGGCCTGCCAGATGGAAAGCGCCCGGCTGGAGCGCACCACGGTTGAGGTCGGCAGCGATGACGGTCAGGTTGGCCTGCGCGCCAATGGTCAGGTCGTGCTGTTCGACGGGTTCTTGCGGGTCTATGAAGAAGGCCGTGATGATGTGGTCGATGAGGACGACAAGCGTCTGCCACAGATCAGCCAAGGCGACGCGATGGACAAACGCGCCGTCACCCCCGAGCAGCATTTCACCCAGCCGCCGCCGCGCTATACCGAAGCCACGCTGGTTAAACGCATGGAAGAGCTCGGCATCGGCCGCCCCTCGACCTATGCCAGCATCGTCACCACGATTCAGGACCGCGAATATGTTCGCAAGGACGGCAACCGTCTGATCCCCGAGGATAAGGGCCGGCTGGTCACCGCATTTCTCGAAAATTACTTCCGCCGCTACATCGGCTATGATTTCACCGCCGATCTCGAAGACCAGCTTGATAAGGTCAGCGCGGGCGATGCCGCCTATAAGGAAGTGCTGCGTCGCTTCTGGCGTGATTTCTCGGCGGCGATTGCAGAAACATCCGAATTGCGCATCACCGAGGTCTTGGAGAAGATCAATGAGGTGCTCGAGCCCCATCTTTTCCCGCCGACCGAAGACGGTGGCGACCCCCGGCTTTGCCCCAATTGCGAGATTGGCCGCCTGTCGATGCGCACAGCGCGCTCGGGCGGGGCCTTTATCGGCTGTTCGAACTACCCCGAATGCCGTTACACCCGCCCCTTTGGCCCGCCCGATCCGGAGGCCGAAGCCTCGGCCATTCCGCCTGATGGCAAGCTTTTGGGTGAGGATCAGGGCGACGAAATCCGCGTTTTCAAGGGCCGTTTCGGGCCTTACGTCCAGCGCGGGCCGGTGACCGAGGAAAACAAAAAACCGCCGCGCCAGTCGATCCCCAAGGATTGGGTGCCCGAGGATTTGACGCTGGAACAGGGCGTGATGCTGCTGTCGCTCCCGCGTGAAATCGGCCCCCACCCCGAGGACGGCGTGATGGTCTGGGCCAATATCGGCCGCTACGGGCCTTACATCAAACACGCCGAAAGCACCTCGGACCGGGGCGGCACCAATGCCAACCTTGAGGGCATCGATGAGGTTTGGACCGTGGGCATGAACCGCGCGGTGCAGCTTTTGGCCGAGAAGGTTGCCAGCCGTGGTGGCCGTGGCAAGGCCGCAAAACCGATCCGCGAGATGGGCGATCACCCGGATATGGGCGGCGCGGTCAATGTCATGGAAGGCAAATACGGGCCTTACGTGAAGTGGGAAAAGGTCAACGCGACGATCCCGAAAGAGATCGAACCGGCAGACCTGACCATGGAACGCGCGGTCGAGTTGATCGAAGAGAAGCTCGCCAAGTCCCCCGCCAAACGCAAGGCGGCGACCAAGAAGGCACCGGCGAAGAAAGCCGCGGCCAAAAAACCCGCGGCAAAGAAGGCGGCAGCCAAGAAAGCGCCCGCCAAAAAGGCTCCGGCCAAGAAACCCGCCGCGAAGAAGCCGGCGGCGAAAAAGGCCGACAGCGCGTAA
- the dprA gene encoding DNA-processing protein DprA, producing MTDKDLHPSSTHPPLPPTQEDEQFARLRLLRSRRVGISTYRRLLDEHGSAINALNALPEVAQAAGISNYRICPEGVVQAELNAARTAGARLLVHGQAPYPDLLNDLDDAPPFLWVIGDPSLLTRPMISLVGARNASSLGLRMARTLAAELGEAGFVVVSGLARGIDAAAHSAALAHGTIAVQAGGVDIIYPSENAELAEQIAAQGLRLSEQPMGLQPMARHFPRRNRIISGLSRATVVVEAAARSGSLITARDALDQGRDVLAVPGHPMDARAAGCNMLIRDGAVLVRSAADVLEVLPELATQGPELPRRKPAPPPLRAKTPPPNRGPVAKLHAQILARLGPAPVAEDQLIRDLQVPSSDVAPALLDLEMEGEIQRQPGGLLSRSA from the coding sequence ATGACTGACAAGGACCTACATCCTTCTTCCACTCACCCCCCACTCCCACCCACCCAGGAAGATGAACAGTTTGCCCGGCTTCGTCTGTTGCGCTCACGCAGGGTGGGCATTTCCACCTACCGGCGTCTGCTGGATGAACATGGCTCTGCGATCAATGCGCTGAACGCCTTGCCCGAAGTGGCGCAGGCCGCAGGCATTTCGAACTATCGCATTTGCCCCGAAGGGGTTGTTCAGGCCGAACTCAATGCCGCCCGCACCGCCGGGGCACGGCTGCTGGTTCATGGACAGGCGCCCTACCCCGACCTATTGAATGATCTCGACGATGCCCCGCCCTTTTTGTGGGTGATCGGTGACCCATCCCTCCTCACCCGGCCTATGATTTCATTGGTCGGTGCGCGGAATGCCTCCTCGCTTGGGCTTCGCATGGCACGCACCCTCGCGGCAGAGCTTGGGGAGGCCGGGTTTGTCGTCGTCTCCGGCCTTGCGCGGGGCATCGACGCCGCTGCCCATTCCGCCGCGCTGGCCCATGGCACCATCGCCGTGCAGGCGGGCGGGGTCGACATTATATACCCAAGCGAAAATGCAGAACTGGCGGAACAGATCGCGGCGCAGGGGCTGCGCCTGTCAGAGCAACCAATGGGGCTGCAACCGATGGCGCGGCATTTCCCACGCCGCAACCGCATCATCTCTGGCCTGAGCCGGGCAACCGTGGTGGTTGAGGCGGCGGCCCGCTCGGGCAGTTTGATCACCGCACGCGATGCATTGGATCAGGGGCGCGACGTGCTGGCGGTGCCCGGCCACCCGATGGACGCGCGCGCGGCGGGCTGCAACATGCTGATCCGCGATGGCGCAGTGCTGGTCCGCTCCGCCGCTGACGTGTTGGAGGTTTTGCCGGAGTTGGCCACGCAGGGGCCCGAATTACCCCGACGCAAGCCCGCGCCGCCCCCACTTCGGGCAAAAACGCCTCCGCCAAACCGCGGCCCCGTCGCAAAGCTCCACGCGCAGATCCTCGCCCGCCTCGGCCCCGCCCCGGTCGCAGAGGATCAGTTGATCCGCGATCTGCAAGTGCCCAGCAGTGACGTGGCCCCTGCCCTGCTTGATCTTGAGATGGAGGGGGAAATTCAGCGTCAGCCGGGCGGGTTGCTAAGCCGTTCCGCCTGA
- the tldD gene encoding metalloprotease TldD, with protein MSRAHFTPFEADLDRETALSVLREAVAGADDGELFLERRRSEALVFDDGRLKTASYDAAEGFGLRAVRGEVAGYAHSTELSEAALRRAAETARLAVGDGGGTWADAPQASNKRLYTDEDPIAGHAFPVKVDTLREIDAYARSLDARVVQVSATIAASIQEVEILRPEGHSVRDVRPMTRVNVSVIVEQDGRRESGGVGGGGRIGLDGMLAPEDWQAKVREALRIACVNLEAVPAPAGVMDVVLGPGWPGILLHEAIGHGLEGDFNRKGSSAFAGLMGQQIAAKGVTVLDDGTIPDRRGSISVDDEGTPSARNVLIEDGVLVGYMQDRQNGRLMGGASTGNGRRQSYAHIPMPRMTNTYMLGGDAAPEDIVADLKDGIYAVGFGGGQVDITNGKFVFSCTEAYRVQNGKIGAPVKGATLIGDGATALQQIRAIGNDPTLDPGMGNCGKQGQWVPVGVGQPTLMIGGLTVGGAAT; from the coding sequence ATGAGCCGCGCGCATTTCACCCCCTTCGAGGCCGATCTGGACCGAGAAACCGCTCTGAGCGTGCTGCGCGAGGCTGTGGCCGGTGCCGATGACGGGGAATTATTCCTCGAACGCCGCCGCTCAGAGGCGCTGGTGTTCGACGACGGACGCCTCAAAACCGCCAGCTACGATGCCGCCGAGGGCTTTGGCCTGCGCGCCGTGCGTGGCGAAGTGGCAGGCTATGCCCATTCGACCGAACTGAGCGAAGCCGCCCTGCGCCGCGCGGCAGAAACGGCGCGGCTGGCGGTGGGCGATGGCGGCGGCACTTGGGCGGATGCTCCGCAGGCCAGCAACAAGCGGCTTTATACGGACGAAGACCCGATCGCGGGCCATGCCTTTCCGGTCAAGGTCGATACCCTGCGCGAGATCGACGCCTATGCCCGTAGCCTTGATGCCCGCGTGGTTCAGGTGAGTGCTACGATTGCCGCCAGCATTCAGGAGGTCGAGATCCTCCGCCCTGAGGGGCATTCAGTGCGCGACGTGCGCCCGATGACACGGGTCAATGTCTCGGTCATCGTGGAGCAAGACGGTCGCCGCGAGAGCGGCGGTGTCGGCGGCGGCGGGCGGATTGGGCTTGATGGTATGTTGGCCCCCGAAGACTGGCAGGCCAAGGTCCGCGAAGCCCTGCGCATCGCCTGCGTGAACCTCGAAGCCGTTCCTGCCCCCGCCGGCGTGATGGACGTGGTGCTTGGCCCCGGCTGGCCCGGCATCCTGCTACACGAAGCCATCGGCCACGGGCTGGAGGGCGATTTCAACCGCAAAGGCTCCAGCGCCTTTGCCGGGCTGATGGGCCAGCAGATCGCCGCAAAGGGCGTGACCGTGCTGGACGATGGCACGATCCCCGACCGACGCGGCTCGATCTCGGTCGATGACGAGGGCACCCCCTCGGCGCGCAATGTGTTGATTGAGGACGGCGTGCTGGTGGGCTATATGCAGGACCGTCAGAACGGGCGGCTGATGGGCGGAGCCTCGACCGGGAACGGACGGCGGCAATCCTATGCGCATATCCCGATGCCGCGCATGACCAACACCTATATGCTAGGCGGCGATGCGGCACCGGAGGACATCGTGGCCGACCTCAAAGATGGGATTTATGCCGTCGGATTTGGTGGCGGTCAGGTGGATATCACCAACGGCAAGTTCGTATTTTCCTGCACCGAGGCCTACCGCGTGCAAAACGGCAAGATCGGCGCGCCGGTCAAAGGGGCCACGCTGATCGGCGACGGGGCCACGGCGCTGCAGCAGATCCGCGCCATCGGAAATGACCCGACGCTGGACCCCGGAATGGGCAACTGCGGCAAGCAGGGCCAATGGGTGCCGGTGGGCGTGGGCCAGCCGACCCTGATGATCGGTGGGCTGACCGTGGGCGGGGCCGCGACCTGA
- the coxB gene encoding cytochrome c oxidase subunit II produces the protein MKHLLPLSGLLTSLAALPALAQDSLRIDGLDVIGRPVDGETGFQPAVTRLAQDIHDLDYLILVIITLITIFVTGLIVWVMIRYNKKRNPNPSSFTHHTPIEIAWTILPILVLVLIGAYSLPILFRQQEIPEADITIKAIGNQWYWTYEYVDEEIAFDSYMIGAPATLGDGDEDVTPFVLNDAMVAKLEDEGYAREDFLLATDTSVVIPVGKTIVVQVTASDVIHSWTIPAFGVKQDGVPGRLAELWFTAEQEGVYFGQCSELCGQAHAYMPITVKVVSEEAYAEWLGNAKAEYAGIEQPLTVASK, from the coding sequence ATGAAACATCTACTCCCCCTTTCCGGTCTTTTGACCAGCCTTGCCGCCCTGCCTGCATTGGCACAGGACAGCCTGCGCATTGACGGGCTTGATGTCATCGGCAGACCTGTTGACGGCGAGACAGGCTTTCAACCCGCTGTGACGCGGTTGGCGCAGGATATTCACGATCTGGATTACCTGATTCTCGTGATCATCACGCTGATCACCATTTTCGTGACCGGTCTGATCGTCTGGGTCATGATCCGCTACAACAAAAAGCGGAACCCGAACCCCTCGTCCTTCACGCACCACACCCCGATTGAGATCGCTTGGACGATCCTGCCGATTCTCGTCCTTGTGCTGATCGGTGCCTATTCGCTGCCGATCCTGTTCCGCCAGCAGGAAATCCCCGAAGCGGACATCACCATCAAGGCGATCGGCAACCAGTGGTACTGGACCTATGAATATGTCGACGAAGAGATTGCCTTTGACAGCTACATGATCGGTGCCCCGGCCACGCTGGGTGACGGCGACGAAGATGTGACCCCCTTCGTGTTGAACGACGCGATGGTCGCCAAGCTCGAAGACGAAGGCTATGCCCGCGAAGACTTCCTGCTGGCCACCGACACATCGGTGGTGATCCCCGTGGGCAAGACCATTGTCGTGCAGGTCACGGCAAGCGACGTGATCCACTCTTGGACCATTCCCGCCTTCGGCGTGAAACAGGATGGCGTGCCGGGCCGTTTGGCGGAACTGTGGTTCACCGCCGAACAGGAAGGCGTCTACTTCGGTCAGTGTTCCGAGCTTTGCGGTCAGGCCCACGCCTATATGCCGATCACCGTCAAAGTCGTCTCGGAAGAGGCCTATGCGGAATGGCTTGGCAACGCCAAGGCGGAATATGCGGGCATCGAACAGCCGCTGACCGTCGCCTCTAAGTAA
- the cyoE gene encoding heme o synthase, whose translation MTDITNTPTREYDAQLGDYFALLKPRVMSLVVFTAFVGLLAAPVSVNPVIGFCAILFIAIGGGASGALNMWWDADIDAVMRRTRGRPIPSGRVQPGEALTLGVALSGLSVMMLGLATNLLAGGMLLFTILFYAVFYTMWLKRLTPQNIVIGGAAGAFPPVIGWVAATGSFSVEAWLMFALIFMWTPPHFWALALFMRSDYDDAKVPMLTVTHGRPATRLHIFVYTVLLAALAIGTAFTAIGGIFYFAVALILNAAFLLGAYRIWKRDEVMAEGDDYAEERKFFRLSLAYLFLHFGAILGEAALRTFGLGGW comes from the coding sequence ATGACTGACATCACCAATACGCCAACACGTGAATACGACGCGCAGCTGGGGGATTACTTCGCCCTGCTGAAACCGCGCGTCATGTCGCTTGTCGTCTTCACGGCCTTCGTGGGGCTGTTGGCCGCGCCGGTCTCGGTCAATCCCGTCATCGGCTTTTGCGCGATCTTATTCATCGCCATCGGCGGCGGCGCCTCGGGCGCGCTCAACATGTGGTGGGATGCCGATATCGACGCGGTGATGCGCCGCACGCGCGGGCGCCCGATCCCCTCGGGCCGGGTCCAACCCGGAGAGGCGCTGACCCTCGGTGTGGCGCTGTCGGGTCTGTCGGTGATGATGCTGGGCCTGGCGACCAACCTTCTGGCGGGGGGGATGTTGCTCTTTACCATCCTGTTCTACGCCGTGTTCTACACCATGTGGCTCAAGCGTTTGACGCCGCAGAACATTGTCATCGGCGGCGCCGCCGGGGCCTTTCCGCCGGTGATCGGCTGGGTCGCCGCGACGGGCAGCTTCTCGGTCGAGGCATGGCTGATGTTCGCGCTAATCTTCATGTGGACCCCGCCGCATTTCTGGGCGCTGGCGCTCTTCATGCGCTCTGACTACGACGATGCCAAAGTGCCCATGCTGACCGTGACCCACGGCCGTCCGGCGACGCGGCTGCACATCTTCGTCTACACGGTTCTGCTGGCCGCACTGGCCATTGGCACAGCCTTCACCGCCATCGGTGGGATCTTCTACTTCGCCGTGGCGCTGATCTTGAACGCCGCCTTCCTGCTGGGCGCTTACCGCATCTGGAAGCGGGACGAGGTCATGGCCGAGGGTGACGATTATGCCGAAGAGCGCAAGTTCTTCCGCCTGTCGCTGGCCTATCTCTTTTTGCACTTCGGGGCGATTCTGGGCGAAGCCGCCCTGCGTACCTTTGGTTTGGGGGGCTGGTGA
- a CDS encoding cytochrome C oxidase assembly protein, whose protein sequence is MSFRPEHELHKRRRGRNIGVGLMLGAFVVLIMALTYVKITQTDFELPANQREVTQ, encoded by the coding sequence ATGAGCTTTCGTCCTGAGCATGAACTGCACAAGCGCCGCCGGGGCCGCAATATCGGCGTAGGCCTGATGCTGGGTGCCTTCGTGGTGCTGATCATGGCGCTGACCTACGTCAAGATCACGCAAACGGATTTTGAATTGCCGGCCAATCAGCGTGAGGTGACCCAGTAA
- a CDS encoding cytochrome c oxidase assembly protein — MALSGPQKTVMQTVSVVVLMGGLAWASVPFYDWFCRVTGFGGTPGQVSAGSADVLDQTVKVRFDGSLNDGMPWEFKPVVREMEVRIGETGLAFYEAYNPTDHAVAGQASYNVTPYTAGPFFEKIDCFCFTEQVLAPGERVQMPVSFFVDPEMVEDRDGKFVHTITLSYTFYEIDLPEGYAALDQDSATTTN; from the coding sequence ATGGCGCTTTCCGGTCCTCAAAAAACAGTAATGCAAACCGTGAGTGTCGTGGTGCTGATGGGCGGTTTGGCTTGGGCATCTGTCCCTTTCTACGATTGGTTCTGCCGCGTGACAGGCTTCGGCGGGACGCCGGGGCAGGTATCGGCAGGCAGCGCGGATGTGCTGGACCAGACCGTCAAGGTCCGCTTTGACGGCTCGCTCAACGACGGCATGCCGTGGGAGTTCAAACCCGTGGTGCGTGAAATGGAAGTGCGGATCGGCGAGACCGGACTGGCCTTCTATGAAGCCTACAACCCCACCGACCATGCGGTCGCAGGGCAGGCGAGCTATAACGTGACCCCCTATACCGCCGGGCCGTTTTTCGAAAAGATCGACTGCTTTTGCTTTACCGAACAGGTGCTGGCACCGGGCGAGCGCGTGCAGATGCCGGTAAGCTTCTTCGTCGATCCGGAAATGGTCGAAGACCGCGATGGGAAGTTTGTACATACCATCACTCTGTCCTATACATTCTACGAAATTGACCTGCCCGAGGGCTATGCCGCCCTCGATCAGGACAGCGCCACAACAACGAATTAA